A part of Thermomicrobiales bacterium genomic DNA contains:
- the ruvA gene encoding Holliday junction branch migration protein RuvA gives MIAGVRGLIVAQEPAALIIDLHGFLIRVLTSGRTASAAGIVGDRVSLLTHLVVREDALTLYGFIDQDELDLFQLLLTVSGVGPRVALNLLSFDEPAVIYAAISDEDVKLLSRTPGIGKKIAEQIVFHLKRRLPETIPTAGGSGPLDTADREALAALEALGYTLTEARGALNAVQTRDGLTIEERVFQALQRLGNT, from the coding sequence GTGATTGCTGGCGTTAGAGGGCTCATCGTCGCTCAGGAACCGGCGGCGCTCATCATCGATCTCCATGGCTTCCTGATCCGGGTGCTCACGTCGGGACGAACCGCATCCGCGGCTGGGATCGTTGGGGATCGCGTCTCGCTTCTGACACATCTCGTCGTCCGTGAAGACGCGCTGACACTCTACGGCTTCATCGACCAGGACGAGTTGGACCTGTTTCAGCTGCTACTCACCGTCAGCGGCGTCGGCCCACGAGTGGCGCTCAATCTACTGTCGTTCGACGAGCCAGCCGTGATCTACGCGGCGATCTCGGACGAGGACGTGAAGCTCCTGTCGCGGACGCCGGGTATCGGTAAGAAGATTGCCGAGCAGATCGTGTTTCATCTCAAGCGGCGGCTGCCGGAGACCATCCCGACGGCGGGCGGGAGCGGCCCGCTCGACACGGCGGACCGCGAGGCGCTCGCGGCTCTCGAGGCGCTGGGCTACACGCTCACCGAGGCCCGCGGCGCGCTGAACGCCGTGCAGACTCGTGACGGATTGACGATCGAGGAGCGAGTGTTCCAGGCGCTGCAACGGCTGGGCAACACCTGA
- a CDS encoding phosphatidylserine/phosphatidylglycerophosphate/cardiolipin synthase family protein, with product MTQDTLEVRFLSQNEQTAVSVGHHIAQFIQAARSTLDIAVYDMRLSGPLRDIIASALDDRARAGVRIRIAYDAEKPEQPDLLHGADPAESGTEQLVESLGYDSCGIDGRKLMHHKYIVRDAGLPNGAVWTGSTNFTDDSWTLQENNILHVYSARIAGWYARNFAELWEDGNFEGSGDFTTEPVDTLYKGEPASIRVEFSPGRGEEIGDRIAAIVQAARSRILICSMLLNASSLLQALESVLNAGDVSIAGVYDRTQQASVLDQWETVPHNTWKIPAIREIVAKAGLVGKNSTPYSPTTPHDFMHAKVLIVDDTVISGSYNFSRSATLNAENILIIDSPALAADYASFISHLIQKYRAASIPL from the coding sequence TTGACGCAGGACACGCTGGAAGTGCGCTTCCTCTCGCAGAATGAGCAAACGGCCGTGTCCGTCGGACATCACATCGCCCAGTTTATTCAGGCTGCGCGCTCGACACTCGATATCGCGGTTTATGACATGCGGCTCAGTGGACCTCTGCGCGACATCATCGCGTCGGCGCTCGATGACCGCGCAAGGGCGGGTGTCCGCATCCGGATTGCCTATGACGCGGAGAAGCCAGAGCAGCCGGATCTTCTTCATGGAGCAGACCCTGCTGAATCGGGCACCGAGCAGCTTGTGGAGTCCCTTGGCTACGACTCATGCGGGATCGACGGTCGAAAGCTGATGCACCACAAGTACATCGTTCGGGACGCCGGCCTGCCGAACGGCGCGGTCTGGACCGGATCAACGAACTTCACCGATGATTCCTGGACGCTCCAGGAGAACAACATCCTGCATGTCTACTCAGCCCGCATCGCGGGGTGGTATGCGCGCAACTTTGCCGAGCTGTGGGAGGATGGCAACTTCGAAGGCAGCGGTGATTTCACAACCGAACCGGTCGATACGTTGTACAAAGGCGAGCCAGCAAGCATCCGAGTCGAATTCTCTCCGGGTCGCGGCGAAGAGATTGGCGATCGGATTGCGGCAATCGTGCAAGCGGCCCGTAGCCGGATCCTCATATGCAGCATGCTGTTGAACGCGTCCTCATTGTTGCAGGCGCTCGAATCAGTGCTCAATGCGGGAGACGTATCGATCGCCGGTGTTTATGACCGAACGCAACAGGCATCAGTCCTCGACCAATGGGAGACAGTGCCGCACAACACGTGGAAGATCCCGGCGATCCGGGAGATTGTGGCAAAAGCGGGACTGGTGGGAAAGAACTCGACGCCATACAGCCCGACGACTCCGCATGACTTCATGCATGCGAAAGTGCTCATTGTCGATGACACGGTGATCAGTGGCTCCTACAACTTCAGCCGAAGCGCGACCCTCAACGCTGAGAACATTCTGATTATCGACTCCCCGGCGCTGGCGGCGGACTACGCCAGCTTCATCTCGCACCTTATCCAGAAGTACCGGGCCGCGTCGATCCCGTTGTAG
- the pheS gene encoding phenylalanine--tRNA ligase subunit alpha — protein sequence MSGTLSDLSRDALSALAQVTDEAGLAGWHREMLGRKGSLSEALKGLAELDADARRARGRELNALKQELEVAFESRQAAIQSELLDSRLLAESIDVSLPGRKPAVGSLHPITSMIREVSEIFAHLGFQTVEGPEVELAEYSFDMLNIPKDHPARDVWDTIFIDTDQVEITLRPHTSPMQVRTMLQQEPPVRVVVPGRTYRYEAQDATHEWHFHQIEGLAIDRAITMTDLKGTLAEFARQMFGAERKVRFRCDFFPFVEPGVDMSIDCPFCGGRGCRTCKNSGWIELLGAGMVHPNVLANVGYDADAYTGWAFGMGVERLVMLKYNVQDIRQFYGNDLRFLSQFGRARL from the coding sequence ATGAGCGGGACATTGTCTGACCTGTCACGGGATGCGCTGAGCGCGCTCGCGCAGGTCACCGACGAGGCCGGCCTTGCTGGCTGGCATCGCGAAATGCTCGGCCGAAAAGGCAGCCTGAGCGAGGCATTGAAAGGTCTTGCTGAACTGGATGCCGACGCGCGTCGCGCGCGTGGCCGCGAGCTGAACGCGCTCAAGCAGGAACTCGAGGTGGCCTTCGAGTCACGCCAGGCGGCGATCCAGTCGGAGCTGCTTGACTCACGGTTGCTCGCTGAGTCGATTGATGTCTCGCTGCCCGGACGCAAACCTGCGGTCGGTAGTCTCCACCCGATCACTTCCATGATCCGCGAGGTCAGCGAGATCTTCGCGCATCTCGGATTTCAAACGGTCGAGGGGCCGGAAGTCGAGTTGGCCGAATACTCGTTCGACATGCTGAATATCCCGAAGGATCATCCTGCCCGTGACGTCTGGGACACGATCTTCATCGACACCGACCAGGTCGAGATCACGCTTCGCCCGCATACGTCCCCGATGCAGGTCCGCACGATGCTTCAGCAGGAACCGCCGGTTCGGGTCGTCGTGCCGGGCCGCACCTATCGGTACGAGGCGCAGGACGCGACACACGAGTGGCACTTCCATCAGATCGAAGGTCTGGCAATAGACCGCGCGATTACGATGACTGACCTGAAGGGAACACTCGCGGAGTTCGCGCGCCAGATGTTTGGCGCCGAGCGGAAGGTGCGCTTTCGCTGCGACTTTTTCCCCTTCGTCGAACCTGGTGTCGACATGTCGATCGACTGCCCGTTCTGCGGCGGGCGCGGCTGCCGAACCTGCAAGAACAGCGGCTGGATCGAATTGCTCGGCGCTGGAATGGTCCACCCAAACGTGCTTGCGAATGTCGGATACGACGCTGACGCGTACACCGGATGGGCATTCGGCATGGGCGTCGAGCGGCTGGTGATGCTCAAGTACAACGTCCAGGATATCCGCCAGTTCTATGGCAACGATCTGCGCTTTTTGTCGCAGTTCGGCCGGGCGCGGCTCTGA